A single genomic interval of Dysidea avara chromosome 6, odDysAvar1.4, whole genome shotgun sequence harbors:
- the LOC136259018 gene encoding putative uncharacterized protein ENSP00000383309, which produces MKGEDNKMLEQLVQQQGQIIGLLMTMVEQIKAQVSQQPVPVTQQPLVPQLSAPVTQQPLVPQLPSATTQQPQFPTPGPASVSTVESRPRSRTPTLLDLLDTTDDLDFLNSLSWLSSDNDLPPAPLRGPNTTQLPPLPSLELPSSRSVADLPMDQSSLNLPSSSSSSSSSSSSSSSSSSSIIHHPSSISIIHHHHPSPPIIIIIIIITESPPIIIIIITESPPIIIITESPPIIIIITESPPIIIITESPPIIIITESAPIIIIITESPPSSSSPNHPPSSSSSSPNQPPSSSSSPNHPHHHHHQITPHHHHHHRITPHHHHHHHH; this is translated from the exons ATGAaag GTGAGGATAACAAGATGTTGGAACAACTCGTCCAACAGCAAGGCCAAATCATTGGATTACTGATGACAATGGTTGAGCAAATCAAAGCTCAAGTATCCCAGCAGCCAGTTCCAGTCACACAACAGCCACTTGTGCCTCAACTGTCAGCTCCAGTCACACAACAGCCACTTGTACCTCAACTTCCATCTGCAACCACACAACAACCACAGTTTCCAACTCCTGGACCAGCCTCTGTATCTACTGTAGAATCTAGGCCTAGAAGTAGAACACCAACTTTGTTAGATCTATTGGATACTACGGATGACTTGGACTTTCTCAATTCTCTGTCGTGGTTATCATCAGACAATGACCTTCCACCAGCTCCTTTAAGGGGACCTAATACTACACAACTGCCACCGCTCCCATCACTTGAGCTGCCATCATCACGCAGTGTAGCTGACCTCCCTATGGACCAATCATCACTGAATCtcccatcatcatcatcatcatcatcatcatcatcatcatcatcatcatcatcatcatcatccatcATCCATCATCCATCATCCATATCCATcatccatcatcatcatccatcCCcccccatcatcatcatcatcatcatcatcaccgaATCACcccccatcatcatcatcatcatcaccgaATCACcccccatcatcatcatcaccgaATCACcccccatcatcatcatcatcaccgaATCACcccccatcatcatcatcaccgaATCACcccccatcatcatcatcaccgaATCAGcccccatcatcatcatcatcaccgaATCAcccccatcatcatcatcaccaaatCACcccccatcatcatcatcatcatcaccgaATCAGcccccatcatcatcatcatcaccgaATCAcccccatcatcatcatcaccaaatCACcccccatcatcatcatcatcaccgaATCACcccccatcatcatcatcatcatcatcactga